From Apis mellifera strain DH4 linkage group LG5, Amel_HAv3.1, whole genome shotgun sequence, the proteins below share one genomic window:
- the LOC551830 gene encoding ral GTPase-activating protein subunit alpha-1 isoform X2, with the protein MFSKKLHVDVKKSTLKIQDVKKDSATRFKHLKIVLENVDTDEAKGFFEGNFSHVYFILYDCFVSAETNLRQRVHKAHREELEQVLQLLEKVLTLLPELLNRRWQCHSLARILQKLLHPGNSWKLRREAIRYFILWYQALGENAPDHIHQMFASLIPGFPPQQPSPYKSERKIDGKKDKLAKNLIGCDDKDKKEFYDTQLSQSTFHDNGLNQCPVTPVDSGPILPPQSGEKPLDNETVRFLEALLEFMVTQVVKIEWRDKSSRQHKTFQFLLERFKATYLRHICPEFDDNFSLYKPNLELPTMRKPTNQNQDNYILCKVSLIKWIASFTHIARKDARVAHLSHSTTPNEENTEPELRRVSVTQNVAESSLLSPESNVSHQENQNQEDSTISAFTLVREVLYGNRDNVNFVHELYRQAFLLDFNHAGAIRKAIAVYKDWIQMNELPPFMLEPLDSHKERDLEENSKKDINDIDKSPSENYRQTRLRNDSYLGAIHRENLFIRAGLQNVLQVFITQASNVFFLENSRPNASLTLLEEQTDSCKRVLNVYRYVVMNSRLEPATWEQLLRVLLQITSLVLNEKSSRRKTQESIGGKLAPAIFQTLIVTWIKANLNVVISTQLWDQFLEVLTSLTQWEELIREWAKTLDTLTRVLARHVYNLDLNDLPLDRLSEQKTKKRRGVGSRAASTGSVQPPRKGSVDQDNNTVSKENVSDHPMRDLRKIRPLPRSASDNTIYNGKARTKLHRNRTHTVHSGIPVLPLSIEQDMARLLSNGATSSSATGRKMLSNRRAKSLDSIVIVDSEPPSPRCPSPTPSSGVDSNKDSPIQIENIDGSSIDTNDASERRSVMAGGGVRGWLPDVAVVLWRRMLSALGDVNNIQDPTLHGQVMDYLVQLTQTLIKIRLNQGVSGDNQATPPAPELIPPLTVIAPWCFKAIQLPSQYEVGKLAAYRLICLLTVQPQDINLPKQHLTLFYRAVHSGIVSNDNKVLHVLVKYTGPRLFSLNLPGSSLLILDYIHAANVILSTQDIEAPRTEAVSIIGSLLSLPATTIKLPVLQPTATDIVTMTCPDAKEHIITILLKSCRREPTGIARCIALSSIAMFIYRELCYKNQHSRIPEAVTVLLLALKRIQGAKRRRAGFYYPLMDQASHATVAQVACDSLLLLCDKADILLELYPNVPCKIIQILSETLGYMSTRERRGPLTISMLFCLGEWAMHLGPSVLLRVFQEKPLLMTLFTVLDNIVQDKIDKDAPQINKNEDEDDFDPDITLDNLADEVCAKSPRRGNIQSVQLAAKMVMMHLINHLGHFPMGIGAARLSSLVVELDDVPGIDGDELSSAIFHAPNIQLLMLSNSVIMSLVELAALDAPGGGVTAGLTTAPSLVRVLLRDLAGKTSWDSSILYSQPFIDNDVPVAFTKHVEWKTKIPGEDLSSVITSQICTPRHTIRHREPHILPTFANAASDMDNLDDLLQYIGHTSPEVLTNPEIALNAPANPPQGHYLESETIATILSQRNAEQEHINNWSQHISMCASAISPPPCRPPPAPFHHCRLLFSHLGLSGWEQRRKLHLLSKNEKLLRELRNLDSQRSRETHKIAVIYVSQGQEDKNSILSNITASKEYENFIARLAWEVELESHTGFLGGLVPGKASGVTAPYFATSFTEILFHVATRMPSDSPESLLQKTRHLGNDEIHIVWSEHWRDYRRDIIPTEFCDVLIVIYPLHNKLYRIQISRKPEIPFFGPLFDECIVEDKVLPGLVRTTALAASRAKRSTLTLYQHYYEERARSIDTVMRNHKEATTFEEFTANVYSPVQPPSPFSGASSISGSTTSVQSTASSNLAAALIDSHQGRSGLRSSSAASSDNRANRVLHNLFRVSDGSRVWFSNDTPDSTAFHGISPRPVKKMSFKTGPKQRANTQPTPPDSPRYK; encoded by the exons atactttattttatggTACCAAGCTCTTGGAGAAAATGCTCCTGATCATATTCATCAAATGTTTGCAAGCTTGATACCAGGATTTCCACCCCAGCAGCCATCTCCTTATAAATCTGAACGTAAAatagatggaaaaaaagataaacttGCAAAAAATCTTATTGGTTGTGATGATAAagacaaaaaagaattttatgataCACAATTATCACAAAGTACTTTTCATGACAATGGTTTAAACCAATGTCCTGTCACTCCAGTTGACAGTGGACCTATTTTACCTCCACAAAGTGGAGAGAAACCTCTTGATAATGAGACTGTTCGATTTTTAGAAGCATTACTTGAATTTATGGTTACTCAg GTTGTAAAGATAGAATGGAGAGATAAATCTTCACGACAGCACAagacttttcaatttttattagaacgtTTTAAAGCTACATACCTTCGTCACATTTGTCCTGAGTTTGATGATAATTTCTCATTGTACAAACCGAATTTAGAGTTGCCTACAATGCGTAAACCAACGAATCAGAATcaggataattatatattatgtaaagtttctttaattaaatggaTCGCTAGTTTCACTCATATCGCTAGGAAAGATGCTCGTGTCGCACACCTTTCACATag cacAACaccaaatgaagaaaatacagAGCCAGAACTTCGTCGAGTTTCAGTTACTCAAAATGTTGCTGAATCATCTTTATTATCACCTGAATCAAATGTATCTCAccaagaaaatcaaaatcaagaaGATAGTACTATTTCAGCATTTACTCTTGTTAGGGAAGTTCTGTATGGAAATAgagataatgtaaattttgtacATGAATTATATAGGCAAGCCTTTTTGCTGGACTTTAATCATGCTGGTGCTATAAGAAAGGCTATAGCTGTTTATAAAGATTGGATTCAAATGAAT gaATTACCACCATTCATGTTAGAACCATTGGATAGTCACAAAGAAAgagatttagaagaaaattcaaaaaaagatataaacgaTATCGATAAAAGTCCTTCTGAAAATTATCGTCAAACAAGATTAAGAAATGATTCTTATCTTGGTGCTATAcatagagaaaatttatttataagagcGGGACTACAAAATGTTTTACAAGTATTTATTACACAAGCTtctaatgtttttttcttagaaaattcTAGACCAAACGCATCTCTTACATTACTTGAAGAACAAACAGATAGTTGCAAAAGAGTTCTAAACGTATATCGATATGTCGTAATGAATTCTCGATTAGAACCGGCTACTTGGGAACAGTTACTTAG agtaTTATTGCAAATAACATCTCTTGTTTTAAACGAGAAATCTTCTCGACGTAAAACTCAAGAAAGCATAGGTGGAAAACTTGCTCCTGctatatttcaaactttaattGTTACATGGATTAAGGCCAATTTAAATGTTGTTATTTCCACACAATTATGGGATCAGTTTTTGGAAGTATTAACGTCTTTAACACAATGGGAAGAATTAATTCGAGAATGGGCt aaaacctTAGATACTTTGACAAGAGTACTTGCTAGGCATGTGTATAACTTAGATTTAAACGATTTACCATTAGATAGATTGAGCGAACAAAAAACTAAAAAGCGTCGCGGTGTAGGAAGTCGAGCTGCTTCTACCGGGAGTGTTCAACCACCACGTAAAGGAAGTGTCGATCAAGATAACAATACCGTATctaaagaaaatgtttcgg ATCATCCGATGCGAGATTTAAGGAAAATACGACCTCTTCCTCGTAGTGCAAGCgataatacaatatacaatggAAAAGCACGTACAAAGCTTCATAGGAATCGTACACATACTGTACATAGTGGTATTCCTG TACTCCCTCTATCAATAGAGCAAGATATGGCCCGATTACTGTCAAATGGTGCTACTTCATCATCAGCAACTGGTCGAAAAATGTTATCAAATAGACGTGCTAAATCTTTGGATAGCATTGTTATAGTTGATAGCGAACCACCATCACCGCGTTGTCCTTCTCCAACACCGAGCAGTGGAGTTGATAGCAACAAGGATAGTCCGATAcagatagaaaatattgatggCAGTAGTATCG atacaaACGATGCATCAGAAAGGAGATCTGTTATGGCTGGAGGTGGTGTTCGCGGATGGTTACCTGATGTCGCAGTCGTATTATGGCGTCGTATGTTATCAGCATTGGGAGATGTAAATAACATTCAAGATCCTACTCTTCATGGACAAGTTATGGATTATCTTGTTCAACTTACGCAGACACTTATAAAA attcgcTTGAATCAAGGTGTATCTGGAGATAATCAAGCAACTCCACCAGCTCCAGAACTTATACCTCCATTGACAGTTATTGCTCCATGGTGTTTCAAg gcgATACAGCTTCCTAGTCAATATGAAGTTGGTAAATTGGCAGCCTATCGTTTGATTTGTCTTTTAACAGTTCAACcacaagatattaatttaccaAAACAGCACTTAACTCTTTTTTATCGTGCAGTTCATAGTGGCATTGTtagtaatgataataaagtATTACATGTACTGGTCAAATATACCGGTCCTAGATTATTCAGTTTGAATCTTCCTGGATCTAGtcttttaattttggattatATTCATGCTGCTAATGTAATACTGAGTACTCAAGATATTGag gcACCAAGAACTGAAGCTGTATCAATAATCGGATCATTACTATCATTACCAGCTACTACAATTAAATTACCTGTATTGCAGCCTACTGCAACTGATATTGTGACTATGACATGTCCAGATGCAAAA gagCATATAATCACGATCCTTTTAAAAAGTTGTAGACGAGAACCAACTGGTATTGCAAGATGCATAGCTCTTTCAAGTATTGctatgtttatatatagagAATTGTGTTATAAAAATCAGCATTCAAGGATTCCAGAAGCTGTTACTGTTCTTCTTTTGGCGCTTAAA CGGATACAAGGAGCAAAGCGTCGCAGAGCTGGTTTCTATTATCCACTAATGGATCAG gCTAGTCACGCTACTGTTGCTCAAGTGGCATGTGACTCTCTTCTATTGTTATGTGATAAAGCAGACATCTTATTAGAGTTATATCCAAATGTGCcatgtaaaataattcaa attttatcgGAAACACTTGGATATATGAGTACTCGAGAAAGACGCGGTCCTTTGACAATATCAATGTTATTTTGTTTAGGCGAATGGGCTATGCATCTTGGTCCATCCGTTTTATTACGTGTATTTCAAGAAAAACCTCTTTTAATGACTTTATTTACA GTTTTGGATAACATAGTACaagataaaatcgataaagatgcaccacaaataaataaaaatgaagatgaaGATGATTTTGATCCTGATATTACTTTGGATAATTTAGCTGATGAAGTCTGTGCAAAATCACCTCGACGAGGCAATATTCAGTCTGTTCAATTAGCAGCAAAGATG gtaatgatgcatttaataaatcatttgggACATTTTCCAATGGGTATTGGAGCTGCAAGATTATCTTCATTAGTTGTCGAATTAGATGATGTACCAGGAATCGATGGAGATGAACTATCTTCTGCAATCTTTCATGCACCAAATATACAATTGTTAATGTTATCAAATTCTGTAATAATGTCACTTGTTGAATTAGCAGCATTAGATGCACCTGGAGGAGGTGTTACTGCAGGATTAACAACTGCACCATCATTAGTAAGAGTATTATTGCGAGATCTTGCAGGAAAAACATCTTGGGATAGTTCCATTTTATATAGTCAACCATTTATCGATAATGATGTGCCGGTAGCATTTACGAAACatg ttgaatggaaaacaaaaatacCTGGAGAAGATTTAAGCAGTGTTATAACATCTCAAATTTGTACACCTCGACATACAATAAGGCATCGCGAACCTCATATATTACCTACGTTTGCAAATGCTGCAAGTGATATGGATAATTTAGatgat ctctTACAATATATAGGACATACAAGTCCAGAAGTATTAACTAATCCAGAAATAGCTCTAAATGCACCTGCTAATCCTCCGCAAGGTCATTATCTCGAAAGTGAAACCATTGCCACAATTCTCAGTCAAAGAAATGCTGAACAAGAGCATATCAATAATTGGAGTCAACACATCag tatgtGTGCATCAGCAATAAGTCCACCACCATGTCGTCCTCCTCCAGCGCCGTTTCATCACTGCCGTCTTTTGTTTTCGCACTTGGGTTTATCTGGATGGGAACAACGTagaaaattgcatttattatccaaaaatgaaaaacttttaCGAGAATTACGAAATCTTGATAGTCAACGATCTAGAGAAACACATAAAATAGCAGTGATTTATGTTAGTCAGGGacaagaagataaaaattctatattgagTAATATCACTGCTAgtaaagaatatgaaaactTTATTGCAAGATTGGCTTGGGAAGTTGAACTTGAATCACATACAGGTTTTCTTGGAGGTCTTGTACCTGGAAAAGCATCCGGGGTTACAGCACCATATTTTGCAACATCTTTTacagaaattctttttcatgtaGCAACAAGAATGCCTTCGGATAGTCCTGAAAGTTTATTACAAAAG aCACGACATCTTGGTAATGATGAGATTCATATAGTTTGGTCTGAACATTGGAGAGATTATCGTCGGGATATTATACCAACTGAATTTTGTGACGtgttaatagtaatttatccattacacaataaattatatagaattcaaatttctcgaaagCCAGAAATTCCATTCTTTGGACCTCTCTTTGATGAATGTATTGTTGAAGATAAAGTTTTACCTGGATTAGTAAGAACAACAGCATTAGCAGCAAGTAGAGCAAAACGATCTACACTTACATTATATCAACATTa ttatGAAGAAAGAGCGAGATCTATTGATACTGTTATGAGGAACCACAAAGAAGCAACTACATTTGAAGAATTTACAGCTAATGTATATTCACCAGTACAGCCTCCAAGTCCATTCAGTGGAGCTTCTTCTATATCAG GATCTACAACAAGCGTGCAATCCACAGCATCCTCAAATCTCGCAGCAGCGCTTATAGATTCACATCAGGGTCGATCTGGCCTACGAAGTTCTTCAGCAGCAAGCAGTGATAATCGCGCGAATAGAG TCTTACACAATTTATTCAGAg tttcTGATGGGAGCAGAGTATGGTTTAGTAATGATACCCCTGACAGTACAGCATTTCATGGAATATCTCCCAGACCTGTGAAAAAGATGTCATTTAAAACTGGACCGAAACAGAGAGCGAATACTCAACCCACGCCTCCCGATAGTCCAAGATATAAATAA
- the LOC551830 gene encoding ral GTPase-activating protein subunit alpha-1 isoform X3, whose product MFSKKLHVDVKKSTLKIQDVKKDSATRFKHLKIVLENVDTDEAKGFFEGNFSHVYFILYDCFVSAETNLRQRELSFHIVHKAHREELEQVLQLLEKVLTLLPELLNRRWQCHSLARILQKLLHPGNSWKLRREAIRYFILWYQALGENAPDHIHQMFASLIPGFPPQQPSPYKSERKIDGKKDKLAKNLIGCDDKDKKEFYDTQLSQSTFHDNGLNQCPVTPVDSGPILPPQSGEKPLDNETVRFLEALLEFMVTQVVKIEWRDKSSRQHKTFQFLLERFKATYLRHICPEFDDNFSLYKPNLELPTMRKPTNQNQDNYILCKVSLIKWIASFTHIARKDARVAHLSHSTTPNEENTEPELRRVSVTQNVAESSLLSPESNVSHQENQNQEDSTISAFTLVREVLYGNRDNVNFVHELYRQAFLLDFNHAGAIRKAIAVYKDWIQMNELPPFMLEPLDSHKERDLEENSKKDINDIDKSPSENYRQTRLRNDSYLGAIHRENLFIRAGLQNVLQVFITQASNVFFLENSRPNASLTLLEEQTDSCKRVLNVYRYVVMNSRLEPATWEQLLRVLLQITSLVLNEKSSRRKTQESIGGKLAPAIFQTLIVTWIKANLNVVISTQLWDQFLEVLTSLTQWEELIREWAKTLDTLTRVLARHVYNLDLNDLPLDRLSEQKTKKRRGVGSRAASTGSVQPPRKGSVDQDNNTVSKENVSDHPMRDLRKIRPLPRSASDNTIYNGKARTKLHRNRTHTVHSGIPVLPLSIEQDMARLLSNGATSSSATGRKMLSNRRAKSLDSIVIVDSEPPSPRCPSPTPSSGVDSNKDSPIQIENIDGSSIDTNDASERRSVMAGGGVRGWLPDVAVVLWRRMLSALGDVNNIQDPTLHGQVMDYLVQLTQTLIKIRLNQGVSGDNQATPPAPELIPPLTVIAPWCFKAIQLPSQYEVGKLAAYRLICLLTVQPQDINLPKQHLTLFYRAVHSGIVSNDNKVLHVLVKYTGPRLFSLNLPGSSLLILDYIHAANVILSTQDIEAPRTEAVSIIGSLLSLPATTIKLPVLQPTATDIVTMTCPDAKEHIITILLKSCRREPTGIARCIALSSIAMFIYRELCYKNQHSRIPEAVTVLLLALKRIQGAKRRRAGFYYPLMDQASHATVAQVACDSLLLLCDKADILLELYPNVPCKIIQILSETLGYMSTRERRGPLTISMLFCLGEWAMHLGPSVLLRVFQEKPLLMTLFTVLDNIVQDKIDKDAPQINKNEDEDDFDPDITLDNLADEVCAKSPRRGNIQSVQLAAKMVMMHLINHLGHFPMGIGAARLSSLVVELDDVPGIDGDELSSAIFHAPNIQLLMLSNSVIMSLVELAALDAPGGGVTAGLTTAPSLVRVLLRDLAGKTSWDSSILYSQPFIDNDVPVAFTKHVEWKTKIPGEDLSSVITSQICTPRHTIRHREPHILPTFANAASDMDNLDDLLQYIGHTSPEVLTNPEIALNAPANPPQGHYLESETIATILSQRNAEQEHINNWSQHISMCASAISPPPCRPPPAPFHHCRLLFSHLGLSGWEQRRKLHLLSKNEKLLRELRNLDSQRSRETHKIAVIYVSQGQEDKNSILSNITASKEYENFIARLAWEVELESHTGFLGGLVPGKASGVTAPYFATSFTEILFHVATRMPSDSPESLLQKTRHLGNDEIHIVWSEHWRDYRRDIIPTEFCDVLIVIYPLHNKLYRIQISRKPEIPFFGPLFDECIVEDKVLPGLVRTTALAASRAKRSTLTLYQHYYEERARSIDTVMRNHKEATTFEEFTANVYSPVQPPSPFSGASSISGSTTSVQSTASSNLAAALIDSHQGRSGLRSSSAASSDNRANRVSDGSRVWFSNDTPDSTAFHGISPRPVKKMSFKTGPKQRANTQPTPPDSPRYK is encoded by the exons atactttattttatggTACCAAGCTCTTGGAGAAAATGCTCCTGATCATATTCATCAAATGTTTGCAAGCTTGATACCAGGATTTCCACCCCAGCAGCCATCTCCTTATAAATCTGAACGTAAAatagatggaaaaaaagataaacttGCAAAAAATCTTATTGGTTGTGATGATAAagacaaaaaagaattttatgataCACAATTATCACAAAGTACTTTTCATGACAATGGTTTAAACCAATGTCCTGTCACTCCAGTTGACAGTGGACCTATTTTACCTCCACAAAGTGGAGAGAAACCTCTTGATAATGAGACTGTTCGATTTTTAGAAGCATTACTTGAATTTATGGTTACTCAg GTTGTAAAGATAGAATGGAGAGATAAATCTTCACGACAGCACAagacttttcaatttttattagaacgtTTTAAAGCTACATACCTTCGTCACATTTGTCCTGAGTTTGATGATAATTTCTCATTGTACAAACCGAATTTAGAGTTGCCTACAATGCGTAAACCAACGAATCAGAATcaggataattatatattatgtaaagtttctttaattaaatggaTCGCTAGTTTCACTCATATCGCTAGGAAAGATGCTCGTGTCGCACACCTTTCACATag cacAACaccaaatgaagaaaatacagAGCCAGAACTTCGTCGAGTTTCAGTTACTCAAAATGTTGCTGAATCATCTTTATTATCACCTGAATCAAATGTATCTCAccaagaaaatcaaaatcaagaaGATAGTACTATTTCAGCATTTACTCTTGTTAGGGAAGTTCTGTATGGAAATAgagataatgtaaattttgtacATGAATTATATAGGCAAGCCTTTTTGCTGGACTTTAATCATGCTGGTGCTATAAGAAAGGCTATAGCTGTTTATAAAGATTGGATTCAAATGAAT gaATTACCACCATTCATGTTAGAACCATTGGATAGTCACAAAGAAAgagatttagaagaaaattcaaaaaaagatataaacgaTATCGATAAAAGTCCTTCTGAAAATTATCGTCAAACAAGATTAAGAAATGATTCTTATCTTGGTGCTATAcatagagaaaatttatttataagagcGGGACTACAAAATGTTTTACAAGTATTTATTACACAAGCTtctaatgtttttttcttagaaaattcTAGACCAAACGCATCTCTTACATTACTTGAAGAACAAACAGATAGTTGCAAAAGAGTTCTAAACGTATATCGATATGTCGTAATGAATTCTCGATTAGAACCGGCTACTTGGGAACAGTTACTTAG agtaTTATTGCAAATAACATCTCTTGTTTTAAACGAGAAATCTTCTCGACGTAAAACTCAAGAAAGCATAGGTGGAAAACTTGCTCCTGctatatttcaaactttaattGTTACATGGATTAAGGCCAATTTAAATGTTGTTATTTCCACACAATTATGGGATCAGTTTTTGGAAGTATTAACGTCTTTAACACAATGGGAAGAATTAATTCGAGAATGGGCt aaaacctTAGATACTTTGACAAGAGTACTTGCTAGGCATGTGTATAACTTAGATTTAAACGATTTACCATTAGATAGATTGAGCGAACAAAAAACTAAAAAGCGTCGCGGTGTAGGAAGTCGAGCTGCTTCTACCGGGAGTGTTCAACCACCACGTAAAGGAAGTGTCGATCAAGATAACAATACCGTATctaaagaaaatgtttcgg ATCATCCGATGCGAGATTTAAGGAAAATACGACCTCTTCCTCGTAGTGCAAGCgataatacaatatacaatggAAAAGCACGTACAAAGCTTCATAGGAATCGTACACATACTGTACATAGTGGTATTCCTG TACTCCCTCTATCAATAGAGCAAGATATGGCCCGATTACTGTCAAATGGTGCTACTTCATCATCAGCAACTGGTCGAAAAATGTTATCAAATAGACGTGCTAAATCTTTGGATAGCATTGTTATAGTTGATAGCGAACCACCATCACCGCGTTGTCCTTCTCCAACACCGAGCAGTGGAGTTGATAGCAACAAGGATAGTCCGATAcagatagaaaatattgatggCAGTAGTATCG atacaaACGATGCATCAGAAAGGAGATCTGTTATGGCTGGAGGTGGTGTTCGCGGATGGTTACCTGATGTCGCAGTCGTATTATGGCGTCGTATGTTATCAGCATTGGGAGATGTAAATAACATTCAAGATCCTACTCTTCATGGACAAGTTATGGATTATCTTGTTCAACTTACGCAGACACTTATAAAA attcgcTTGAATCAAGGTGTATCTGGAGATAATCAAGCAACTCCACCAGCTCCAGAACTTATACCTCCATTGACAGTTATTGCTCCATGGTGTTTCAAg gcgATACAGCTTCCTAGTCAATATGAAGTTGGTAAATTGGCAGCCTATCGTTTGATTTGTCTTTTAACAGTTCAACcacaagatattaatttaccaAAACAGCACTTAACTCTTTTTTATCGTGCAGTTCATAGTGGCATTGTtagtaatgataataaagtATTACATGTACTGGTCAAATATACCGGTCCTAGATTATTCAGTTTGAATCTTCCTGGATCTAGtcttttaattttggattatATTCATGCTGCTAATGTAATACTGAGTACTCAAGATATTGag gcACCAAGAACTGAAGCTGTATCAATAATCGGATCATTACTATCATTACCAGCTACTACAATTAAATTACCTGTATTGCAGCCTACTGCAACTGATATTGTGACTATGACATGTCCAGATGCAAAA gagCATATAATCACGATCCTTTTAAAAAGTTGTAGACGAGAACCAACTGGTATTGCAAGATGCATAGCTCTTTCAAGTATTGctatgtttatatatagagAATTGTGTTATAAAAATCAGCATTCAAGGATTCCAGAAGCTGTTACTGTTCTTCTTTTGGCGCTTAAA CGGATACAAGGAGCAAAGCGTCGCAGAGCTGGTTTCTATTATCCACTAATGGATCAG gCTAGTCACGCTACTGTTGCTCAAGTGGCATGTGACTCTCTTCTATTGTTATGTGATAAAGCAGACATCTTATTAGAGTTATATCCAAATGTGCcatgtaaaataattcaa attttatcgGAAACACTTGGATATATGAGTACTCGAGAAAGACGCGGTCCTTTGACAATATCAATGTTATTTTGTTTAGGCGAATGGGCTATGCATCTTGGTCCATCCGTTTTATTACGTGTATTTCAAGAAAAACCTCTTTTAATGACTTTATTTACA GTTTTGGATAACATAGTACaagataaaatcgataaagatgcaccacaaataaataaaaatgaagatgaaGATGATTTTGATCCTGATATTACTTTGGATAATTTAGCTGATGAAGTCTGTGCAAAATCACCTCGACGAGGCAATATTCAGTCTGTTCAATTAGCAGCAAAGATG gtaatgatgcatttaataaatcatttgggACATTTTCCAATGGGTATTGGAGCTGCAAGATTATCTTCATTAGTTGTCGAATTAGATGATGTACCAGGAATCGATGGAGATGAACTATCTTCTGCAATCTTTCATGCACCAAATATACAATTGTTAATGTTATCAAATTCTGTAATAATGTCACTTGTTGAATTAGCAGCATTAGATGCACCTGGAGGAGGTGTTACTGCAGGATTAACAACTGCACCATCATTAGTAAGAGTATTATTGCGAGATCTTGCAGGAAAAACATCTTGGGATAGTTCCATTTTATATAGTCAACCATTTATCGATAATGATGTGCCGGTAGCATTTACGAAACatg ttgaatggaaaacaaaaatacCTGGAGAAGATTTAAGCAGTGTTATAACATCTCAAATTTGTACACCTCGACATACAATAAGGCATCGCGAACCTCATATATTACCTACGTTTGCAAATGCTGCAAGTGATATGGATAATTTAGatgat ctctTACAATATATAGGACATACAAGTCCAGAAGTATTAACTAATCCAGAAATAGCTCTAAATGCACCTGCTAATCCTCCGCAAGGTCATTATCTCGAAAGTGAAACCATTGCCACAATTCTCAGTCAAAGAAATGCTGAACAAGAGCATATCAATAATTGGAGTCAACACATCag tatgtGTGCATCAGCAATAAGTCCACCACCATGTCGTCCTCCTCCAGCGCCGTTTCATCACTGCCGTCTTTTGTTTTCGCACTTGGGTTTATCTGGATGGGAACAACGTagaaaattgcatttattatccaaaaatgaaaaacttttaCGAGAATTACGAAATCTTGATAGTCAACGATCTAGAGAAACACATAAAATAGCAGTGATTTATGTTAGTCAGGGacaagaagataaaaattctatattgagTAATATCACTGCTAgtaaagaatatgaaaactTTATTGCAAGATTGGCTTGGGAAGTTGAACTTGAATCACATACAGGTTTTCTTGGAGGTCTTGTACCTGGAAAAGCATCCGGGGTTACAGCACCATATTTTGCAACATCTTTTacagaaattctttttcatgtaGCAACAAGAATGCCTTCGGATAGTCCTGAAAGTTTATTACAAAAG aCACGACATCTTGGTAATGATGAGATTCATATAGTTTGGTCTGAACATTGGAGAGATTATCGTCGGGATATTATACCAACTGAATTTTGTGACGtgttaatagtaatttatccattacacaataaattatatagaattcaaatttctcgaaagCCAGAAATTCCATTCTTTGGACCTCTCTTTGATGAATGTATTGTTGAAGATAAAGTTTTACCTGGATTAGTAAGAACAACAGCATTAGCAGCAAGTAGAGCAAAACGATCTACACTTACATTATATCAACATTa ttatGAAGAAAGAGCGAGATCTATTGATACTGTTATGAGGAACCACAAAGAAGCAACTACATTTGAAGAATTTACAGCTAATGTATATTCACCAGTACAGCCTCCAAGTCCATTCAGTGGAGCTTCTTCTATATCAG GATCTACAACAAGCGTGCAATCCACAGCATCCTCAAATCTCGCAGCAGCGCTTATAGATTCACATCAGGGTCGATCTGGCCTACGAAGTTCTTCAGCAGCAAGCAGTGATAATCGCGCGAATAGAG tttcTGATGGGAGCAGAGTATGGTTTAGTAATGATACCCCTGACAGTACAGCATTTCATGGAATATCTCCCAGACCTGTGAAAAAGATGTCATTTAAAACTGGACCGAAACAGAGAGCGAATACTCAACCCACGCCTCCCGATAGTCCAAGATATAAATAA